From the genome of Desulfobacterales bacterium:
ATGGAGTTAGTGCAAAATCTGTAGCTCTTCCTCTACAAGAAATGGTTAAAGCATATATGACGGATGGCTGTCCGAATGATATATGCATAATGCCATACGTAGAAAAATTTAAAAATCTTCTTGCAACATTCAGGACTAAAAATTGTTCAGGTACTGTAATTTTTGTTACTGAATCGGCAATTGAACCAAACATTATGTATGAGGTTCATAAAAGCGGAGCTATCCTTATTGACACAAGGTTTGAGAGGTCTAATTTTATTAAGTTTTTACTGGTTTTTTTAATTGAAGGTTATAAAGCTACAGGAGCATTTAAAGCTAATGATAGATTTTCAGAGGATGTAGGAATAGCAAAAGCCATTCAGAATGCTTATTCTGGAGATGAAGTAACTCCAAAATTTCAATCATATGCACCTATATCCGCTGATCTTCAAAAAGCTTTAGATGATGTAGGAGATAATCAGCCTGAAAAGATTTCTATAGCTGAATTAGTTAATCAAAAAGAATTTATTGAAGCTGATTTTACTATGGGCTTTGAAATAAAAAGCCGTAAGGAAAAAAGGAAGTTACCTCTTTCAGCAATGGTTAAACTGTCCCATGTAAGACAAGAAACATCTCCAACCGCTTATTTTAAAATATATTTTAAAGAATTTCACCCTGATGCATCTTATGGGTTTATGAGGGAAATATCCCGAGTAATTTATCCAAAAGAATTGGATGAAGCTTTAAATTCTTCAAACCCTTCTTCGAAATTTACAAATATAGTTCAGGTCATGTTTAAAACTGGTAAACTAACCCGTAGTGTAAATACTGTTCCTATGTTTGAAGATAACAGAATAGCTTTTATACCTTTAAATGATGCATTTCTGCAAAAAAGACGCTATTTAAGAATGCCTCCATCAGTAGATAGTCCTTTAATTGCTTTTGTATCAAGTGATCAGCATGCAACTCAAGCTGTTTCGATTATAGATATATCTGAAAGAGGTCTTTCTTTTTGGAGTCCAAATTTATTTCAAAAAGGAACAGAGGCTTCTGTATATCTTAACTGGGGAAATGGAGATGTTGTCTGTAGATCAATATCAAGATTTGTCATGAAGGATACAAAAAGTGATAATCTTAAAATAGGATTAGAATTATTCCCCCATGAAAAAGAATGCGCTCGTATTAGGGAGTATGTATTTAGAGCCCAAATAAGTATTTTTAAAGCTTTAAGAGAAGAAAGAGAAATCGAAACTTAATGTTTGTTTTAGAGGAATTTTAAATTGAAAAAAATAGGACTCGCTCTTGGAAGCGGAGGAGCTAAAGGATTAGCTCATATTGCTTTTATCAAAGCATTAGATGAATTAGGTGTAAAACCTTCCATAATATCAGGAACCAGTATAGGCGCCATTGTTGGCGCTTTTTATGCTTCAGGAATATCTGGCTTAGAAATGGAAGATATTATAAAAAATCTTCGGTTTAAAGATATAGGAAAAATGCTTGATGTCTCTCTTTTCAAAGGACGAGGATTGATAAAAGGGAAAGGGGTTATTAATTTTTTTAAGAAATACCTTCGCTTTAAAAATTTTGAAGACCTTGAAATTCCTTTAAAAGTAGTTGCCGCAGATTTTTGGAACAGAAAAGAGTTCATTTTTGAGGAAGGAAGCTTAATTTTTGCTCTACGGGCAAGTATGTCACTTCCTGTTATTTTTGAACCTGTAAAAATGACTAATACAATTTTAATTGATGGAGGCTCTATAAATCCTCTTCCCTATGATTTGATAAGGAACGACTGTGATATTTTAATAGCTATAGACGTTTCTGGAGAAAAAGTTTCTTCTAATAATAATCCTATGCCTTCAATGTTTGATAATATAATGAATACTTTTCAGATAATGCAATGTTCTATAGTTAATAACAAAAAATGTTATTTTAAGCCCGACCTATACATAAAGCCTGAATTAACTAATTATCGAATGCTTGAATTTTATAGATATGAAGAAATACTTTTAGATGCAAAAAAATATGCTGATTTTTTTAAAACTGAGCTTACTCAACTATTAGAAAAATTATAAGACTTTTTAAATGTTGCTCGATCTCTTGCATCAATTGAAATAACTTGTGTTGTTCCGACTTTACAGTGTAACAGTTATTTTTTTCTAATCCTTAACTTGCCTTTAACTATTATTCGAAAATTTAAGTATTGCTTTGCCCTCTTTTTTTAAATAATACAATCCGATTGGAGCTCTAAAGAGCATTAATGTAGTTGAATAAATAATACTAAACGCCAGAATATTGGCTTCTGTGCCATAATCTTTAAAAAAATAAAGCATCGCTGCTTGGATTGTCCCTAAACCGAATGGAGTTATCGGAATATTCCCGATAAAAAATATAATTGGAACAAGGGCTGCCATCGTCATGAAAGGTAGATATATTTCAAAAGACTGGGCTGCAAAATAGAAAAAAATAATAAATGTAA
Proteins encoded in this window:
- a CDS encoding patatin-like phospholipase family protein, with the protein product MKKIGLALGSGGAKGLAHIAFIKALDELGVKPSIISGTSIGAIVGAFYASGISGLEMEDIIKNLRFKDIGKMLDVSLFKGRGLIKGKGVINFFKKYLRFKNFEDLEIPLKVVAADFWNRKEFIFEEGSLIFALRASMSLPVIFEPVKMTNTILIDGGSINPLPYDLIRNDCDILIAIDVSGEKVSSNNNPMPSMFDNIMNTFQIMQCSIVNNKKCYFKPDLYIKPELTNYRMLEFYRYEEILLDAKKYADFFKTELTQLLEKL
- a CDS encoding PilZ domain-containing protein translates to MEEEGSNVCIFTTPLYLKTFELDGVSAKSVALPLQEMVKAYMTDGCPNDICIMPYVEKFKNLLATFRTKNCSGTVIFVTESAIEPNIMYEVHKSGAILIDTRFERSNFIKFLLVFLIEGYKATGAFKANDRFSEDVGIAKAIQNAYSGDEVTPKFQSYAPISADLQKALDDVGDNQPEKISIAELVNQKEFIEADFTMGFEIKSRKEKRKLPLSAMVKLSHVRQETSPTAYFKIYFKEFHPDASYGFMREISRVIYPKELDEALNSSNPSSKFTNIVQVMFKTGKLTRSVNTVPMFEDNRIAFIPLNDAFLQKRRYLRMPPSVDSPLIAFVSSDQHATQAVSIIDISERGLSFWSPNLFQKGTEASVYLNWGNGDVVCRSISRFVMKDTKSDNLKIGLELFPHEKECARIREYVFRAQISIFKALREEREIET